In the Malaclemys terrapin pileata isolate rMalTer1 chromosome 3, rMalTer1.hap1, whole genome shotgun sequence genome, CGCTTCAGGGcaaatttaactttaagcacatgctgcaCTGCTGTCCTGAATAGAGATGCTTTCCTGGATCAGTGCCGGTGCACCTAACTATATGTTCTTCTCCCACCAATCATGGATGTAAAATATCAAAAGTTAATCCTTCAAtaatttatttctttatattggagaattttttttcaattatacATTTACTTAATCAAAGTTAATGAGTAAATTATTATACTAAAAATATTCCTAAAATGTGCAAATTTCAAGTTACATTATTTGAATAATATAAATATCTTAAGTTTCACATTTATTGTACAAGTTCACAAATATATATAGAAAAAGTTCAATAACACACAATAGCAAACGATTCCATTTGAAAAGTAGATCAGAGCAGCTGTCGTACATGCTGCTTCCTCCAAAATAATAGCAGCAATAAAAGCTGAAAAACtgagggatggggtgggatgAAAAGCAGAGGGAAACAAGAGCAATTCTGGTACAGCAATCAGACAAGTTTGCTAAAGAAAAATGTAGCTTGAGAAGTGGAGGCCTGAACTCCAGGAGTGAAATcgtggccccattgaagtccatggcaatgCTCCCTTTGATTCCAACCtcaaacagcagcaacaaaagcCAGGCCATACcattcctgcaaatgtaaatccCAACCTCATTCTAAAACCAGGAGGGATACAAACTCGCAATCATTAGACATGGACAGCAGCTACAGGAGCCACAGAAGTGGCCATTGTTGTGTACCATGGAGCTTACTTTTAAAACCTTCCTTACATTTTGGGGTTGGTTACAAAGTAATCTCTAACATATGAAAGAGTAAGCGGCAGAACTGGTCTCTCAGGGCATGGGCTGGATCTCATGAATGTCTGTACGTATATATTACAACCAGGATACCCTGCTGCTGTAGAAAACCAagtgttacaaaaataaaataaagtcctTCAGCTGAACAAACAAATACCCTGGAAGACATCTGAGAATATATCTGACCAGCAACTGCAGAGATaatcagggcccaatcctgagatGTGTTGTGCCCTTTACTCCCAAAACAGGAGGTGACAGTTCCCAACTCTGCACAAGAGGCGCTCATCatcttgcaggatcgggccctcgaTGCCAGAAaaacgggggtgggtgggggaggaggggaggcgcaATAAAATAAGAAAAGAGCAGCTTGCACAGCCCTGACTGCTACTGTGCTTCCTCCTACACCAAAGCAGACAGGGTCAGTTTGGCATCAGCATCAAAACCTAGGGCTGTTTCTCATACCTTGTGGTGGCATTTCCATCcctaggggatggggaggggagtgttCAGACCTCCCTTCGCATAAATGCATTTGTAGCCAATGGTCATGGGCTTTCTCGTTGGGTCcctattatttttgtgttttggaAAGGGAGGTACATTGGTTAAACATGTTGACCGGCAGGCAGCGAGTTGTCCTTCATTTCTGACTTCTTTCTGCCCAGAGCTCAGCAAATGCAGAACCAACCAGAACACTCTACATGCAAGACAGAGCTCTTAGATGAAGGCAACCAAGCAAAAGCAAGTTTCTTAACTACATCCTCACCCCCAGCTTGCACCAGACTCCCCTGGACGAGAATGGAGTCCTCTCAAGAAGGGCCAGCCTCACCTTGAGCAAAACACTGACGTAGGCCAATTCAAGAAGCTCTGCATCTCAGACATTGGTTGAGTGTCCTTGCACTCTGAATGGTCAGTTCTGACAAGGTGCAGGGGAGGTATTAGTACAGAGGCAAAGTTACAAAGTCCTCTGTATTCAAATGCTTCATTCTGCCACAGTACGCACTCTAGGGATTTTGAAATCCGAGAGGAGAGGGAGTTTGGAGTCAACATTATAGCAGATCATTCCTGCAAGATTCCTCTGTGCAGAAAGCAGACTGACTTCTCATTGGTCCATGTATGCAGTGTTTGTATTAAGTGGATATTCATTCATACCCATGGACATAAATATGTACAAAACCAGACAGCTTATTTTCCCCCCAAAGCCATATATATGTCACACCATTCAAATGGACCTTGCCATGGCTGGCCTCTTAAGTGTTTTGGACATAGCACCATTTCAGCGAGGTAGAAGCAGATGTTGCTTCCTTGCTCTTTGCCGGCACTTCTCCGCTAGCCATACATCTCTTTGAATTGGTAGCATTCATTGCAGTAGCCATTGCACTTATTATTGCCATAATGATCACAGCCAGTGGCTCGGCAGCACTGTTTCGGAGGCTCTTCTGCAGCTGGCCCTCTAGGATTCCCAGACTGAACTCGCTGGCACTCCTGACACAGCTCATCGTTTCTGCAGGCTAAGTTGTTCCTACAAGAAGCCGTGGAACACTTTCGCTTTTGGCTCCCCATTGTTGATACCAGTAAGTCTCTGTGTTGCCCAGTTCTctgtaaaggttaaaaaaattgtcaGTTGCAATGCTGGCAGCATAAGTGGCTTTTAATTGCCTTGGACGCTGCTATGTTTTGATATTTAGCCACTTCAGGTTTGTTCAGTATATAGTGGCCACAAGAAGTGCTGCAGCACTATTTACAAGAGCTTTCCAAGAATCTGATTTCCAAAGCACCAGTCTTTTCAATTTCTAGGTAGAGACTTCCTTCTTCTCAGAATACAGTAGAACACAAAGCTCCAAGCTTGTTATGGGCCAGGATTTATCAGACAGAATCTTAACAGGCTTTCATTTATTACAAAAAGTTTCCTCCCTGAAAACTCTCTACTCAACActtccaccccgccccccccctccaaatTAACTAAATAAAGGTGGTGCTGGACATAATTAAAGCTGACTAACTTGCCTGATGTGGTTTCACAGGGGGAGAAGGGGTGAAGGGGGAGATCtccaaaagcactcagcactggccCATCTGTTCCTAGTGAACTCGATGATAAAACTCCCATATACTTAAATCTGAGTAGAGTTAGGGCAACACTGAACATGGTTGAAAAATCTTCTCCCCCACCTTGGAATCAATATGAAGCAAGGCTAACTCCTATATACAGTAAACTTGATGTGTTGTACTAGATTTTAGAAACTGCAAAATGGTTTGGCTGTGTTGcttcttttattttcatttttaaatgaaatctcaaaggagtaaatttgttagtctctaaggtgccacaagtaactccttgttctttttgctgatacagactaacacggctatcactcTGAAAGGAAAATCTGTAGCCACTGATGCTGTTCTTCTAGGACTGCTCCAAGGCTTTTCATGCTAATGGGACAAAAGCTCTTGCAAGATATTTTGTGGTGTTCATCACCACAGTGTCTGCTGTAGACGTAACATGGGAAAGACTTATACACCTCCCTGGTGCTCAGTTCTGGAAGGCAGAATAGTGactgaggctacatcttcactacgggggggaggtgtccatttaagatacgcaaattcagctacgcgaatagcgtagctgaattcgacgtatcgcagccgacttaccccgctgtagggacagcggcaaaatcgacctctgcggcttcccatcgacggtgcttactcccacctccgctggtggagtaagaacgtcgattcggggatcgattgtcacgtcccgatgggacgcgataaatcgatccccgagaggtcgatttctacccgccgattcaggcgggtagtgtagacccagccttactcaaaattttccttttcagaaagTGGAGGTGCAGTAACATGGGGATTTTCTATTCTACAGTTGAAACTGTTCACTAAGATATATTAGGTTGAAGGGTACAGGGTTCAACACTGGGGGAAGATTCCCATATGTTCACTTACTTCAGATTGTCCCACTAGCTGCTGTTCAGTCCTTATGGCTTCACGGAATCGCTGAGTCTGTGCTTCAATAAAACATTTCTGACAATACCCATCAAGCATACTGCTGCCCAGGGTGCCACATTCTCTCCCCAGGCAGGAAATGGTGTTATGGAATGTGGCAGCAGAGGTCCCAGGCTGACCAGAAGCAGAAGAATTCCTTTGAGACCTTCTCTGATGAAGTAGTGAGGCACTGCCTACCATacaaagcaaggagagagagGTTATTTGAATGAGCACAACACTTTTGATGACAGAAAAGGAAACACAGAATTCTTTGGTCTCCAAAACAAGTCATCTAGCCTCAAGTAGGTATGAGGCCACCCCAAATATTCAGAACAGATTCACCTTTTTTTAAGATATATAAATAATGGTGGCTActaatcttatttttaaatcaaaagttgTTGAAGCAATTCAAagtttgcctccttctgtacttTTAAGTTAGATCACAGTTGCTAAAAGGACCAGGAGCATAAACctgacctcattgaagtcaagggaaattttgctgttgacttcaatggatccaGGATCCCAATATTCCCCCTCAATTTCAGTGGAATGTTAAATAGAAATGGTAGCGCAAAGGACCAGCAATGAATGGGTTACATTTCACTGGTTTATTAAAAAGCCTACATATACAGATTGTGGAATACATCATACACAATAACAGGAAAAAATTATGTTGTGAATGACCTCTGAAAATAAACTACTAGCACACAACTGCTACCACATGATTTACCAGGGAGCTTCCATAACTTGAAAGTATGTGAAAAAGTTTCAGACTATAGTCCACTAGTGTCACCAGTGAGCTATTCTGCAAGACAGATGCATTATTTCCCCTCCTACATTCATCTCTCAGGTACTACGCCTGAGAGTTCTTTGTTCATTTTAGAGAAGAGTAGTAACAGGGTAAGGACTGTATCCTTTGATTTAGCTACAGAATATTGCCCATATGAGGGCCTGACTTCACATAAAACACAGcactaataaaaaaaatggttaaaagaGGTACATTTGAATAATGTAACTTCCCAAACATGACCACTACTAAAGTGACTGCTGATCTTCTAATATAACCACATTTCTTACAGAGACTTTCTTACTTAACTTGCACAGGTAACGTCAATAGCTACATCAAGGATGAATGTGGCCCTTGCATTACTAACGAAACCTGACTTTAGGCAGTGACAATGAAGTGGTATTTGACTGATTCCTACAACTCCTAATCACTCTGacattaaagcactttaattatAGACAATTCACACCAAAACACAACTGAAAAGTGGTTTAGGGGGTGAGATTTTCAAtagcagtcagtgctggcccacCTCTCCTTCCACagtagtcaatgggaattttaccatagacttcagtgggagccaaaCTGGGCCAatcctgagtgcttttgaaaatcccacccttttcTTGTACCATGGTTTACACAAAAATAAGTGTGTCAAGGATATATTCTCATCACATAATGCCTGCTCTATACTACAGTTGGCccatcctttttatttttgtattagcaCCACCTCCTTCCAACACCCCATCTCCCCCACAAAAACACGCTGTATCTTCAGAGACAATGACCTGAAGCTAAGGTGTTAGGGAACTAAAACTAGCTTCACTTACCATTGTTTTCCTTGTACTCAAAGAAGCATAGAGTGCAAAACCCTTCATTCTGAGGAGTCCCAAAAAACGTGCAGCCAGGTTTTCTGCACTGGCTACTTCCATTCCTTTCCAACGAATTGTGAGGAACCTGAAGCATTTCTGAAGAAGACAGCTCCTCCAGCTCGTTGCTGGGTGCTGCATGACAGGAATGCTGGAGGAAGCTCTGGGATAGCTGTGAAGGGTCGGAGTGAGATCGCCGATGGAATGAAGGCACGAAGACAGGATTGGCAATTGCCGGCTCTGTAGTCCTTTTGAGACAAGAGGTGCAGATGCCATTAAAGGTCCTGTTTGTGTCCTGAAGGCAGATTTTACATGTCACACTGTTTAAATGTCGCAGGTTGTCCAAGTTGTTAGAGGGACTGAGCTGTCTGGAATTGTAGCAGCGTTCACAGAGTCCATTGTGTTGCACATTTAATGTAAAAGGGCAATCTGGAGTCCTGCATTTCATAGCGGTGGTTTCACTATACAGAAAAAGGCTTGGAGCTGTTGGAGGTGCAGAATGAGGCCCTGTCACTGGGTCTTCAGATAGCCCTCCCCCGGGCTCACAAAACTCAACCCTAGATGGGCCTGCTCCAGTCGTCCGTGACTTTTCAGATGCTGTTTTGGCGCTCGGTCTCCTTGGTTTATTTCCCTGTTGCCTCCGCTCAAAGCACTCATGACAATAGGGCTGGGTGTTCACAGACATAAAGAAGGGGCAATTGGGAGTTTCACATTTCACCTCTACAAGAGACAACTGGGGTAAGGGCAGTTCCAGTATATTCCCGGTGTAGGGCTCCCTCGTAATAAGCGTATTGTTCTTTTGCCATTTCTTGTACTCATGCTGTACCAGTTGAAAGTAATCTTCCACCAGATTTATCTCTTTGGGTAAGTTGCCTTCATCTAACCTGAAGGCCAAATAAGAAAACAATCAACATGTATATCAGTGTCTGAAAGGGACAAGGAGTGGGCATGGCATTGAATACAAGCAACATTGGATGAGGAAATGTAAATTTAAGGAGGTAAAGAGATAATTATTACATATCCATATTGCTGAATTAAAAATACATGATGGTAAATTGTAGCTTAGAGTGACCTATTTTGAAAGTTAGGTGTCTAGTAAAGTTaaatggagcctttcacctctaaatAAGCGGTTTGATACAATCCTAGTTGATAGTATTCTTAGAATGCTGGCCAATGTGGTTTTCAGCATTTAGTAGTAGGCACATTACAGCTAATTTGTGATGGAGTAAATTGATGTTAAAAAACTCCAAACTCTTAGCTGCCATTGAAGTCCAGCACTCCAGGGTTCAGCTCAGAGTAAACTGGAAGTTTTGtaggccccaccagcccactttgCAAACAATTTCCATCTCTAAAGATGTTGGTATATATTTTATAAACACCTACTCCCATTTTTGCTTTGATATCTAAAACTGGAAATTCTGCTTAAGTGAAATGAGCA is a window encoding:
- the TNFAIP3 gene encoding tumor necrosis factor alpha-induced protein 3, whose translation is MACQQVLPQALYLSNMLKAVKIRERIPEDLVIPTNGIIHHFKTMYRYTVEMFRMCQFCPPFREILQKALIDRSTQSSLEHQRKLNWCREVRKLVPLKTNGDGNCLLHAASQYMWGVQDVDLVLRKTLFFALQEVDTRNFKLRWQLETVKSQDFVETGLLYNTRNWEEEWENLISMTSPETSVARSGLQYNALEEIHIFVLVNILRRPIIVLADKMLRSLESGSSFAPLNVGGIYLPLHWPAEECYRYPIVLGYDRMHFTPLVTLKDSGPEIRAVPLVSSERGRFEDLKVHFLTDTEEMGKEKLLKEYLMLIEIPVQGWDHGTTHLIYAAKLDEGNLPKEINLVEDYFQLVQHEYKKWQKNNTLITREPYTGNILELPLPQLSLVEVKCETPNCPFFMSVNTQPYCHECFERRQQGNKPRRPSAKTASEKSRTTGAGPSRVEFCEPGGGLSEDPVTGPHSAPPTAPSLFLYSETTAMKCRTPDCPFTLNVQHNGLCERCYNSRQLSPSNNLDNLRHLNSVTCKICLQDTNRTFNGICTSCLKRTTEPAIANPVFVPSFHRRSHSDPSQLSQSFLQHSCHAAPSNELEELSSSEMLQVPHNSLERNGSSQCRKPGCTFFGTPQNEGFCTLCFFEYKENNGSASLLHQRRSQRNSSASGQPGTSAATFHNTISCLGRECGTLGSSMLDGYCQKCFIEAQTQRFREAIRTEQQLVGQSERTGQHRDLLVSTMGSQKRKCSTASCRNNLACRNDELCQECQRVQSGNPRGPAAEEPPKQCCRATGCDHYGNNKCNGYCNECYQFKEMYG